The following coding sequences lie in one Sorghum bicolor cultivar BTx623 chromosome 6, Sorghum_bicolor_NCBIv3, whole genome shotgun sequence genomic window:
- the LOC8082586 gene encoding cytochrome P450 89A2, whose amino-acid sequence MEATASLLLPVVSCAVALLLLLSAQNPSRAAEASGVHHPLPPSPPAVPIVGPLLWLVRARNRLEPAIRELHRRHGPVLALRFLSPRPAIFVSGRGATHRALVARGPAFASRPPAIAPFRVLNSGQNTVSSAPYGPLWRSLRRNLTSGILCQSRVPLFAPARRRALATLVSDLGRRSKDAGGGVVVVVECLQFAVFSLLTHMCFGRRLHRRRVADIEAVQRELFASDIGFQVFAFCPAVTKLLFCRRWNKVLSIRRRQEELFLPLIRERRDRRGSSMPSTTNGEEPETESLSYCYVDTLLAHRLPKEEGERALTDGEMVSLCTEFLTASVDTTVTALHWIVANLVRQPEVQSKLLDEINAAVTGTDENESGIAEEDLKRMPYLKAVVLEGLRRHPPAHFLLSHAAVEETSLDGHRVPAATSVNFSVADVSMDETVWDRPEEFKPERFVNGGEGAGVDLTGSREIKMMPFGVGRRICPGLGLALLHLEYFVANLVLEFEWGSVAGVGVDLTERPEFTVTMERPLRARVTPRARRRAAVSI is encoded by the coding sequence ATGGAAGCCACCGCATCACTCCTCCTCCCAGTCGTCTCTTGCGCGGTGGCATTGCTCCTGTTACTCTCCGCCCAGAATCCATCCAGAGCCGCCGAAGCCAGCGGCGTCCACCACCCGCTGCCACCGTCCCCGCCGGCCGTCCCGATCGTGGGCCCACTCCTCTGGCTCGTGCGTGCGCGCAACCGCCTAGAACCGGCCATCCGGGAGCTGCACCGCCGGCACGGCCCCGTCCTCGCGCTGCGCTTCCTCTCCCCGCGCCCCGCCATCTTCGTGTCCGGCCGGGGCGCCACCCACCGCGCGCTCGTCGCGCGCGGGCCTGCGTTCGCCAGCCGGCCGCCGGCCATCGCGCCCTTCCGCGTGCTCAACAGCGGCCAGAACACCGTCAGCTCCGCGCCGTACGGTCCGCTCTGGCGCTCGCTGCGTCGGAACCTCACCTCCGGCATCCTCTGCCAGTCGCGGGTCCCACTGTTCgcgccggcgcggcggcgggctcTGGCGACCCTGGTTTCCGACCTCGGGCGCCGGAGCAAGGACGCGGGCGGGGGCGTGGTGGTGGTCGTGGAGTGCCTCCAGTTCGCCGTGTTCTCGCTGCTCACCCACATGTGCTTCGGCCGGAGGCTGCACCGCCGCCGCGTCGCGGACATCGAAGCCGTGCAGAGGGAGCTCTTCGCGTCGGACATCGGCTTCCAGGTGTTCGCCTTTTGCCCGGCGGTCACCAAGCTCTTGTTCTGCCGGCGGTGGAACAAGGTGCTCTCCATCCGGCGGAGGCAGGAGGAGCTGTTTCTACCACTGATCAGAGAAAGAAGAGACCGTCGGGGCAGCAGCATGCCTAGTACAACGAATGGGGAGGAGCCCGAGACCGAGAGCCTCTCGTACTGCTACGTCGACACGCTGCTCGCCCACCGGCTGCCTAAGGAGGAAGGCGAGCGCGCGCTCACCGACGGCGAGATGGTGAGCCTCTGCACGGAGTTCCTCACCGCGAGCGTCGACACGACGGTGACCGCGCTCCATTGGATCGTGGCGAACCTGGTGAGGCAGCCGGAGGTGCAGTCGAAGCTCCTGGACGAAATCAACGCGGCGGTCACGGGCACCGACGAGAACGAGAGTGGCATCGCCGAGGAGGACCTGAAGCGCATGCCGTACCTGAAGGCGGTGGTCCTGGAAGGGCTTCGCCGCCACCCGCCGGCGCACTTCCTCCTGTCGCACGCGGCGGTGGAGGAGACGTCGCTGGACGGGCACCGCGTGCCGGCCGCCACGTCGGTGAACTTCTCGGTGGCCGACGTCTCGATGGACGAGACCGTCTGGGACCGCCCGGAGGAGTTCAAGCCGGAGAGGTTCGTGAACGGCGGGGAAGGCGCCGGCGTGGACCTCACGGGGAGCCGCGAGATCAAGATGATGCCGTTCGGCGTCGGCAGGAGGATCTGTCCGGGCCTGGGCCTCGCACTGCTGCACCTCGAGTACTTCGTGGCAAACCTGGTGCTCGAGTTCGAGTGGGGGTCGGTGGCCGGTGTCGGCGTGGATCTCACCGAGAGGCCGGAGTTCACCGTGACCATGGAGCGCCCGTTGCGCGCGCGGGTAACCCCGAGGGCGAGAAGACGCGCTGCCGTTTCGATATGA
- the LOC8070304 gene encoding probable arabinosyltransferase ARAD1, with protein sequence MKRLPVLAVPVLLLLVSLSFFLFRPTTPPVLSSRQAFEPDRRLRVYVADLPRALNYGLLDSYWSLRAADSRIEASSDPDHPPPNDHSPYPENPLIKQYSAEYWLLASLRAAATAAVRVVTDWREADVVFVPFFATLSAEMELGWGTKGAFRKKDGNEDYRRQREVVDRVTSHPAWRRSGGRDHVFVMTDPVAMWHVRAEIAPAILLVVDFGGWYKVDSKSANRNSSRMIQHTQVSLLKDVIVPYTHLLPTLLLSENKDRPTLLYFKGAKHRHRGGLVREKLWDLLGNEPDVIMEEGFPNATGREQSIKGMQTSEFCLHPAGDTPTSCRLFDAIASLCIPVIVSDEVELPYEGMIDYTEFSIFVSVRNAMRPKWLTSYLRNIPKQQKDEFRKNLARVQPIFEYNTSYSISRGSTSIDGAVSHIWKKIHQKLPMIQEAIIREKRKPDGASIPLRCHCT encoded by the exons ATGAAGCGGCTCCCCGTCCTGGCCGTCCccgtcctcctgctcctcgtctccctctccttcttcctcttccgGCCTACCACCCCGCCGGTCCTCAGCTCGCGGCAAGCCTTCGAGCCCGACCGCCGTCTCAGGGTCTACGTGGCGGACCTCCCCCGCGCGCTCAACTACGGTCTGCTCGACAGCTACTGGTCCCTCCGCGCCGCGGACTCCCGCATCGAGGCCTCGTCCGACCCGGACCACCCGCCCCCGAACGACCACTCGCCGTACCCCGAGAACCCCCTCATCAAGCAGTACAGCGCCGAGTACTGGCTCCTCGCCTCCCTCcgcgcggcggcgacggctgCCGTGAGGGTCGTCACGGACTGGAGGGAAGCCGATGTCGTCTTTGTCCCCTTCTTCGCGACGCTGTCCGCGGAGATGGAGCTCGGGTGGGGAACCAAGGGCGCCTTTCGCAAGAAGGACGGCAACGAGGACTACCGGCGGCAGCGGGAGGTCGTCGACCGCGTCACCTCCCACCCCGCGTGGCGGAGGTCCGGTGGCCGCGACCATGTCTTCGTCATGACAG ACCCTGTGGCTATGTGGCACGTCCGTGCTGAGATTGCTCCCGCAATTCTTTTGGTGGTTGATTTTGGAGGATGGTATAAAGTTGACTCAAAGTCCGCAAACAGAAACTCGTCTCGTATGATACAGCACACCCAAGTGTCATTGCTTAAGGATGTTATTGTGCCTTACACGCATTTGCTTCCGACACTCCTCTTATCAGAGAATAAAGATCGTCCCACCCTTCTCTACTTCAAGGGTGCAAAGCATAGGCATCGG GGTGGTTTAGTGCGAGAGAAATTATGGGATTTGCTAGGTAATGAGCCTGATGTTATCATGGAAGAAGGCTTCCCTAATGCCACCGGACGTGAACAATCGATAAAAGGGATGCAGACATCGGAATTTTGCTTACACCCAGCTGGTGACACCCCAACTTCTTGTCGCCTCTTTGATGCTATTGCCAGTCTTTGCATACCAGTCATTGTTAGTGATGAGGTTGAGCTCCCTTATGAAGGGATGATAGACTACACAGAATTCTCCATTTTTGTGTCGGTTAGAAATGCTATGAGACCCAAATGGCTAACAAGCTACTTGAGGAATATTCCCAAGCAGCAGAAGGATGAGTTCCGAAAAAACTTGGCTCGTGTCCAACCTATCTTTGAGTACAACACCAGTTACTCCATAAGCAGAGGCTCTACCTCCATTGATGGTGCTGTGAGTCACATATGGAAGAAGATTCATCAGAAACTGCCAATGATTCAGGAGGCAATCATCAGGGAGAAGCGGAAGCCTGATGGCGCGTCAATCCCACTCCGTTGTCATTGTACATGA
- the LOC8070303 gene encoding probable phytol kinase, chloroplastic yields the protein MAAATAWPGAAASNSLLLSRSPPHAAAAALALAPSPGSSMRRRLILGVGTPAVAALAAAAPPAVLQDGAVTVLITAGAYSLVRVFDELTERRLIEKSLSRKVVHVLSGVLFMSSWPLFSNSTEARYFAAVVPLLNSIRLLIYGLRLYTDEALVKSVTREGKPEELLRGPLYYVLVLLFSVLVFWRESPVGIVSLSMMSGGDGFADIVGRRYGSVKLPFNKKKSWAGSISMFISGFLLSAMMMFYFSSLGYIDVIWQEALGKLALVALAATVVECIPVTEVVDDNISVPLATMLVAFLLFSSNAQ from the exons ATGGCTGCTGCGACGGCGTGGCCCGGCGCCGCAGCCTCCAACTCGCTGCTTCTCTCGCGCTCGCCgccccacgccgccgccgccgcgctcgcGCTCGCGCCTTCGCCGGGGAGCTCCATGCGGAGGCGGCTCATCCTCGGCGTCGGCACGCCGGCCGTAGCGGCGCTGGCGGCCGCGGCGCCGCCGGCGGTGCTGCAGGACGGGGCCGTCACGGTGCTCATCACTGCCGGCGCCTACTCTCTTGTGCGCGTCTTCGACGAGCTCACCGAGCGGCGGCTCATCGAAAAG AGTTTGAGCAGGAAGGTTGTGCACGTGCTATCCGGCGTCCTGTTCATGTCATCTTGGCCGCTGTTCAG CAATTCGACAGAAGCACGGTATTTCGCTGCAGTTGTTCCACTCTTGAACTCCATAAGGCTTCTGATATATGGACTCCGTCTCTACACTGATGAAGCTCTAGTAAAATCAGTGACACGTGAAGGAAAACCAGA GGAATTGCTGAGAGGTCCACTGTATTATGTGTTGGTGCTGTTGTTCAGTGTTTTAGTCTTCTGGCGGGAGTCCCCTGTTGGGATTGTCTCTTTGTCAATGATGAGTGGTGGCGATG GGTTCGCTGACATTGTTGGGAGAAGGTATGGCTCAGTGAAGCTGCCATTCAATAAGAAGAAGAGCTGGGCCGGGAGCATCTCTATGTTCATTTCTGGTTTTCTGCTGTCCGCGAT GATGATGTTCTACTTCTCAAGCCTTGGTTACATTGATGTTATTTGGCAGGAGGCACTTGGTAAGCTGGCGCTTGTTGCACTGGCAGCAACCGTAGTGGAGTGTATTCCTGTGACTGAAGTTGTAGATGACAATATATCTGTTCCTTTGGCCACCATGCTGGTAGCTTTTCTATTGTTTAGCTCCAACGCACAATGA